The following coding sequences lie in one Alloacidobacterium dinghuense genomic window:
- a CDS encoding GWxTD domain-containing protein, protein MLKGRIPIFVAISLGAFAISQAQSTTQSDPQLQTRPAAPQADAQSPSTPASSTEDPLKRQLSDKERRSQQKELKQELKGPYKKWVDQDVHWIITDQELKAFKSLSNDEERDAFIEAFWQRRNPNPDSPENEFREEHYRRIEYANEHFAAGKPGWKTDRGHMYIAYGKPDSIDSHPSGGTYDRPMDEGGGTTSTYPFETWHYRYIEGIGENIDIEFVDTCMCGDYHMTIDRSEKDALLHVPGAGQTMYEQMGMAKQSDRFRGGLESLGNGPMAGMQQSKQFDRLEQYAKLQAPPVIKFKDLELESFMSNHKLMTGPYFPFDVRTDYVKVTDDTVLVPITLQIKNRDITFNNKDGIDVGEVHIIGRVSTITGKIVQSFEDTVEVEVPTELLTKTLDNKRLYWKSLPLRPGRYRVDIGIKDVNNPDHLGVWAQAINVPKYDEDKLSASSLILANRMELVPSKEIGAGNFVIGNTKLLPAVTSNPTISPSFQRTQKLNFWMQVYNLGIDEKSKQNSATIQYQIIDLASNKAVLDMQEDSKKLSASSDQVTLERSVPLANLQPGKYQIRIKVNDSVSNQEIAQSAPFTVE, encoded by the coding sequence ATGTTGAAGGGCCGTATTCCCATTTTTGTCGCGATCTCCCTTGGGGCCTTCGCGATTTCTCAGGCACAGTCCACGACGCAGAGCGATCCTCAATTGCAGACCCGCCCGGCGGCGCCGCAGGCCGACGCCCAGAGTCCTTCGACGCCGGCTTCTTCCACTGAAGATCCGCTCAAGCGCCAGCTCTCTGATAAAGAGCGCCGAAGCCAGCAAAAAGAACTGAAGCAGGAGTTAAAGGGACCCTACAAAAAGTGGGTTGATCAGGACGTTCATTGGATCATCACCGATCAGGAATTAAAAGCCTTCAAGAGTCTCAGCAACGACGAAGAGCGCGACGCTTTTATCGAAGCCTTCTGGCAGCGCCGCAATCCAAACCCCGATTCGCCTGAGAATGAGTTCCGCGAAGAACACTATCGCCGCATTGAATACGCGAACGAGCATTTCGCCGCGGGCAAGCCAGGCTGGAAGACCGACCGCGGCCACATGTACATCGCATACGGGAAGCCGGACAGCATCGACTCCCATCCCAGCGGCGGCACCTACGACCGACCGATGGATGAAGGGGGCGGCACAACTTCGACGTACCCCTTCGAAACCTGGCACTACCGCTACATCGAAGGCATCGGCGAGAACATCGACATTGAATTCGTCGACACCTGCATGTGCGGCGACTATCACATGACCATTGACCGCTCGGAGAAGGATGCGCTGTTGCACGTGCCGGGCGCGGGCCAGACGATGTATGAGCAGATGGGCATGGCCAAGCAGTCCGATCGTTTCCGCGGCGGCCTGGAATCGCTGGGTAATGGGCCTATGGCGGGCATGCAACAGAGCAAGCAATTTGATCGACTCGAACAGTATGCCAAGCTGCAGGCACCGCCCGTAATCAAGTTCAAGGACCTCGAGCTTGAGTCATTCATGTCGAACCACAAGCTTATGACGGGGCCTTACTTCCCCTTCGATGTGCGCACGGACTACGTCAAAGTGACGGATGACACCGTGCTGGTACCGATCACTCTACAGATCAAGAACCGCGACATCACCTTCAACAACAAAGACGGCATCGATGTCGGTGAAGTTCATATTATCGGTCGCGTCTCAACGATCACAGGCAAGATTGTGCAGAGCTTTGAGGACACGGTTGAAGTAGAAGTTCCGACGGAGCTCCTGACCAAGACTCTCGACAACAAACGCCTTTACTGGAAGTCGCTTCCTCTGCGCCCGGGCCGCTATCGCGTTGACATCGGCATCAAGGATGTGAACAACCCGGACCACCTCGGCGTGTGGGCGCAGGCGATCAACGTTCCGAAGTACGACGAAGACAAACTCTCGGCTTCATCGTTGATTCTTGCCAATCGCATGGAACTGGTGCCGTCGAAAGAAATTGGCGCAGGAAATTTTGTGATCGGTAACACAAAGCTCTTGCCAGCGGTCACTTCGAATCCTACAATTTCGCCATCATTCCAGCGGACGCAGAAGCTGAATTTCTGGATGCAGGTGTATAACCTAGGAATTGACGAGAAGAGCAAACAAAACTCCGCAACTATTCAATATCAGATTATTGATTTGGCCTCGAATAAGGCGGTCCTCGATATGCAGGAGGACTCAAAGAAATTGAGCGCCAGTTCCGATCAGGTAACGCTGGAGCGTAGCGTCCCCCTTGCAAATCTTCAGCCAGGCAAGTATCAAATCAGAATCAAGGTGAACGACAGCGTCTCCAATCAGGAGATTGCCCAGTCGGCGCCGTTTACGGTGGAGTAG
- a CDS encoding sigma-54-dependent transcriptional regulator has protein sequence MASFSQVSGQSTADAMIADEVRDGGGELARLGDMVARSLVMQRLLSRLKHSAQHLRIVAIEGEAGTGKAITARTLHALGAASQAAFVACSASRFISAETQSVLEEVRGGALFLTRIHDLGADQQSRLVDFLEWWEHRSGRDATGFFPRQLFVSSCKPLRQMSASGELRADLCYRLTAIRFELPPLRERRDDIGALADWFATRCGAAHGKPVRGLGQGSLARLLSHNWPGNVRELETIITNAAMNCPGQWIRPIDIPSLTTVVAPETQPQDSVVENDPNLDRMILRHVTEVLAKTGGNKLRAARLLGISRSTLYRLLDSGSLAS, from the coding sequence GTGGCAAGTTTTTCGCAAGTGAGTGGTCAATCGACGGCTGATGCAATGATCGCCGACGAGGTGAGAGACGGCGGTGGGGAGCTGGCGCGACTGGGAGACATGGTGGCGCGCAGTCTTGTCATGCAGCGGCTCCTCTCGCGCCTGAAACATTCTGCTCAGCACCTCCGTATCGTCGCCATCGAAGGCGAGGCCGGTACGGGAAAGGCGATCACGGCGCGGACGCTGCACGCGTTGGGCGCTGCGTCCCAGGCGGCGTTTGTCGCCTGCTCTGCTTCGCGGTTTATATCCGCTGAGACGCAGTCGGTGCTGGAGGAGGTTCGCGGTGGTGCGCTGTTTCTTACCCGCATCCACGATCTCGGCGCGGACCAGCAATCGCGCCTCGTCGATTTCCTCGAATGGTGGGAACACCGCAGCGGGCGTGATGCCACCGGCTTTTTCCCGCGGCAACTTTTTGTCAGTTCATGCAAACCCCTTCGTCAAATGTCGGCCAGCGGCGAACTGCGTGCGGATCTTTGCTACCGGCTCACCGCTATTCGTTTTGAGCTGCCGCCGCTGCGCGAGCGCCGCGACGATATCGGCGCGCTGGCCGATTGGTTTGCGACCCGCTGCGGAGCGGCGCATGGCAAACCGGTGCGCGGGTTGGGGCAAGGGTCGCTTGCCCGGCTGCTCTCGCACAACTGGCCCGGGAACGTGCGCGAGCTTGAAACCATCATTACCAACGCGGCGATGAACTGTCCGGGGCAGTGGATTCGGCCTATCGACATTCCGTCGCTGACGACGGTTGTGGCGCCCGAAACTCAGCCGCAAGATTCCGTAGTCGAAAATGATCCGAATCTCGACCGCATGATCCTGCGCCATGTCACCGAGGTACTTGCGAAAACGGGCGGAAACAAGCTACGTGCGGCACGGCTGCTCGGGATAAGTCGCTCGACGCTATACCGGCTACTGGATTCAGGAAGTCTTGCTTCCTAG
- a CDS encoding ABC transporter ATP-binding protein, whose protein sequence is MGSEQQVHALQGVSLRIKQNEYVAIMGPSGSGKSTLMNLIGCLDTPSKGEYWLNGHLVSDLNDDELARIRNREIGFVFQTFNLLARATALHNVELPLIYNGTHAAERIERAEGALRAVGLGDRMQHKPNELSGGQRQRVAIARALINRPSIILADEPTGNLDSKTGDEIMALFDELQAKGNTIVLVTHEPDIAEYAHRVVMIRDGKIFSDQPSSRVRKPPEHTHS, encoded by the coding sequence ATGGGATCAGAGCAGCAGGTGCATGCTCTGCAGGGCGTATCGCTGCGTATTAAGCAGAACGAGTACGTTGCCATCATGGGTCCGTCCGGGTCGGGCAAATCGACGCTGATGAATCTGATCGGCTGCCTCGATACTCCAAGCAAAGGCGAGTACTGGCTCAATGGGCATCTGGTCAGCGATCTGAACGATGACGAACTGGCGCGTATTCGCAACCGGGAGATTGGCTTCGTTTTCCAGACCTTTAACCTGCTGGCACGCGCGACGGCACTGCACAATGTCGAGTTGCCCTTAATCTACAACGGCACCCATGCTGCTGAGCGCATCGAACGCGCTGAGGGCGCTCTTCGAGCTGTAGGCTTAGGCGACCGCATGCAACACAAACCGAACGAGCTCTCGGGCGGTCAGCGGCAGCGCGTGGCTATCGCGCGCGCGCTTATCAACCGGCCATCGATCATTCTTGCCGACGAACCGACAGGCAACCTCGATTCGAAGACCGGCGATGAAATCATGGCTCTCTTCGATGAATTGCAGGCGAAGGGGAACACGATCGTGCTGGTGACGCATGAGCCGGACATCGCCGAGTACGCGCATCGCGTGGTGATGATTCGCGACGGCAAGATCTTCTCCGACCAGCCGTCGTCCCGAGTTCGGAAGCCACCAGAACATACTCATTCTTAG
- a CDS encoding energy transducer TonB, translated as MYVSFEISKNGDATHISVAKSSNSPTLDSSCLRAVQKTANYGTLPSGYEKNTLSVSYYCEMPAP; from the coding sequence GTGTATGTCTCATTTGAAATATCCAAGAATGGAGACGCTACTCACATTTCTGTAGCCAAATCGAGTAATTCTCCGACCCTTGATAGCTCTTGTCTTAGAGCAGTGCAGAAAACAGCCAACTACGGAACACTCCCATCTGGTTACGAAAAGAACACCCTGTCCGTAAGCTATTACTGTGAAATGCCAGCTCCATAA
- a CDS encoding efflux RND transporter periplasmic adaptor subunit: MKKIIIVVAVILAVAGIVALTVVRAQSGYTKVLTGKVVRGNLVSVVSGTGQIKPKTYVNVGATAFGRITHLYVKEGDHVKKGQILATVESIQPEANVDAQKAAIDAAKTDIASYIAAEKTAEANVEHAKADLEQKKLDYDRYTALYAEKLVSKADFDAKKAAYDTDVATLNQSTAALVQAKAQTDSARGHLGTQVATLRFNEDALNKTVSLAPFDGLVTNLPVREGETVVVGIQNAEGSTLMTLADMSIITAEVKVDETDIVNVALGQEADVSVDALPGKVFKGHVTEVGDQALLRSTGVATSQSTSGTEEAKDFKVVVTVDQATDLLKPGLSATAKITTASRANTLSIPIQALTLRAPEDAKGKPHFQKASTATPSAPPAADAPKVQGVFVVHTDKSGKMRAHFVPVMTGITGTTDIEVTSGLKEGDEIITGSYRILRNLKDDSLVKRDTTPVTVNKDESDSSSSS, from the coding sequence TTGAAAAAAATCATCATTGTAGTTGCAGTAATTCTTGCCGTGGCAGGTATTGTCGCGCTCACCGTGGTTCGTGCCCAGTCCGGGTATACGAAGGTTCTTACCGGCAAAGTTGTACGAGGCAACCTGGTTTCGGTTGTCAGCGGGACCGGCCAGATCAAGCCTAAAACGTATGTCAACGTCGGCGCGACAGCTTTCGGACGTATCACGCACCTCTATGTCAAAGAGGGAGATCACGTAAAAAAGGGTCAGATCCTGGCAACGGTGGAGAGTATCCAGCCGGAAGCCAACGTTGACGCCCAGAAGGCCGCGATTGACGCTGCCAAAACGGATATAGCCTCATATATCGCGGCGGAGAAGACAGCGGAAGCCAATGTCGAGCATGCCAAGGCCGATCTGGAGCAGAAAAAGCTCGATTACGATCGGTATACGGCGCTCTACGCAGAAAAACTGGTTTCCAAGGCCGATTTCGATGCCAAAAAGGCTGCTTATGACACGGATGTCGCCACGCTGAATCAGAGCACCGCCGCTCTTGTGCAGGCAAAGGCGCAGACAGACTCCGCTCGCGGACACCTGGGCACCCAAGTCGCGACACTCCGTTTTAATGAAGACGCGTTGAACAAGACAGTCAGCCTAGCGCCATTCGATGGGCTCGTGACCAACCTGCCAGTGCGCGAGGGAGAGACAGTGGTCGTCGGCATCCAGAATGCCGAAGGATCGACGCTGATGACGCTCGCCGACATGTCGATCATTACCGCAGAAGTGAAGGTGGACGAAACCGACATTGTGAACGTCGCTCTCGGTCAGGAAGCTGACGTAAGTGTGGATGCGCTTCCGGGCAAAGTCTTCAAAGGGCATGTCACAGAGGTTGGCGACCAGGCTCTGTTGCGGTCTACCGGTGTTGCCACCAGCCAATCGACCAGCGGGACAGAGGAAGCGAAGGACTTCAAGGTAGTCGTGACTGTCGATCAGGCGACCGATCTATTAAAGCCGGGACTCTCTGCTACGGCGAAGATCACGACCGCGAGCCGGGCGAATACTCTATCCATTCCGATTCAAGCGCTAACGCTTCGCGCTCCTGAGGATGCAAAAGGAAAGCCACATTTTCAGAAGGCATCCACTGCCACCCCCAGCGCGCCGCCCGCTGCCGACGCACCGAAGGTGCAGGGTGTTTTCGTAGTGCACACGGACAAGAGCGGGAAGATGCGGGCTCATTTCGTACCTGTGATGACGGGGATTACCGGCACCACGGATATCGAGGTGACCAGCGGACTGAAAGAAGGCGATGAGATTATCACGGGCTCGTATCGGATCTTGCGTAATTTGAAGGACGACTCGCTGGTTAAGCGGGATACGACTCCAGTGACGGTAAACAAAGACGAAAGCGATTCTTCTTCGTCTTCATAG
- a CDS encoding DUF885 domain-containing protein, whose translation MKKLISFTLASSLFFISAIHLHAQAAQSAADRSKALSGLFAEMWEDRLQHSPEFASSIGDKRWNDQLTDYSVAAYNDRLARGRDYLLRLAAIDTTGLSDQEELSKDLMARELAEQQEAANFKPWEMPVDQFNGLQSSLPQLVSQLSFETVKDYDDYIARLKKMPAAFQQITDNMMTGMDDHRVPPKYLLEKVLVQVNTIAQEKPEDTPFARPLKKFPSAVSAADQERIKAEMLDAIQKQVLPAYTRFAKFLQGVYIPAGRTEPGVWSLPDGDKYYAFRVRQSTTTDLTPDQIHQIGLDEVKRDEAEMLVIAQKLGFKDLASMRASIASNATLHAKTKEQMLDLYRHDIDQMKTKLPDLFGRLPKAPLVVDAVPAFIEKDQAPAYYEHGTPDGKRPGTVYVNTYDFAHRSLANVESIAYHEGLPGHHLQISVAQELTGLPEFRKYMHYTAYTEGWGLYAEHLGKDVGFYQDPYSDYGRLEADIFRAIRLVVDTGVHSKHWSRDQMVAFFKEHSGLDDATVNAEVDRYIAWPAQALGYKMGQLKILELRAKAQKELGAKFDLKAFHDEVVDSGALPLDVLDERVTAWIAQQKGK comes from the coding sequence ATGAAGAAGCTGATTTCTTTCACTCTCGCCTCCTCTTTGTTCTTTATTTCCGCTATCCATTTACATGCGCAAGCTGCGCAGAGTGCTGCGGATCGCAGTAAGGCGCTAAGTGGGCTGTTTGCGGAGATGTGGGAAGACCGGCTGCAGCATTCGCCGGAGTTTGCTTCTTCGATTGGAGACAAGCGGTGGAATGACCAGCTCACGGACTATTCTGTCGCGGCCTACAATGATCGGCTGGCGAGGGGGCGCGATTATCTGCTTCGTCTTGCTGCTATCGATACGACGGGGTTGAGCGATCAGGAGGAGTTGAGCAAGGACCTGATGGCGCGGGAACTGGCGGAGCAGCAGGAGGCTGCGAACTTTAAGCCCTGGGAGATGCCGGTCGATCAGTTCAATGGGTTGCAGTCGTCGCTGCCGCAGCTGGTTTCGCAGCTCAGTTTTGAGACGGTCAAGGATTATGACGATTACATTGCGCGTTTAAAGAAGATGCCGGCGGCCTTTCAGCAGATTACAGACAACATGATGACGGGAATGGACGATCACCGTGTGCCGCCGAAGTATCTGTTGGAGAAGGTGCTGGTGCAGGTGAATACGATCGCCCAGGAGAAACCGGAGGACACTCCGTTTGCGCGGCCGCTGAAGAAATTTCCCAGCGCTGTTTCCGCGGCGGATCAGGAGCGGATCAAGGCAGAGATGCTGGATGCGATCCAGAAGCAGGTGCTGCCTGCGTACACGCGCTTTGCGAAGTTTCTGCAGGGGGTGTATATCCCGGCGGGGCGCACGGAGCCCGGCGTGTGGTCGCTTCCGGATGGCGACAAGTACTATGCCTTTCGCGTGCGCCAGAGCACGACGACCGATCTGACGCCGGACCAGATTCACCAGATTGGCCTGGATGAAGTGAAGCGCGATGAAGCGGAGATGCTGGTGATCGCGCAGAAGCTTGGGTTCAAGGATCTGGCTTCGATGCGCGCGTCGATTGCGAGCAATGCGACGCTGCATGCGAAGACGAAGGAGCAGATGCTCGATCTTTATCGGCATGACATCGATCAGATGAAGACGAAGCTGCCGGATTTGTTTGGGCGGCTGCCGAAGGCTCCGCTGGTGGTGGATGCGGTGCCTGCGTTCATTGAGAAGGATCAGGCTCCGGCATACTACGAGCATGGAACGCCGGATGGCAAGCGGCCGGGAACGGTGTATGTGAACACGTATGACTTTGCGCACCGCTCGCTGGCGAATGTGGAGTCGATTGCGTATCACGAAGGATTGCCGGGGCATCATTTGCAGATTTCCGTTGCGCAGGAGTTGACGGGGCTGCCGGAGTTTCGCAAGTACATGCATTACACCGCCTACACGGAGGGCTGGGGGCTGTATGCGGAGCATCTGGGGAAGGATGTGGGATTTTATCAGGATCCGTATTCGGACTATGGACGGCTGGAGGCGGATATTTTCCGCGCGATTCGGTTGGTGGTTGATACCGGAGTGCACTCGAAGCATTGGTCGCGGGATCAGATGGTGGCTTTCTTCAAGGAGCATTCGGGGTTGGACGATGCGACGGTCAATGCGGAGGTCGACCGCTATATTGCGTGGCCCGCGCAGGCGCTGGGATACAAGATGGGTCAGCTGAAGATTCTGGAACTGCGTGCGAAGGCGCAGAAGGAATTGGGCGCGAAGTTTGATTTGAAGGCGTTTCATGATGAGGTGGTGGACTCTGGGGCGCTGCCGCTGGATGTATTGGATGAGCGGGTGACGGCTTGGATTGCGCAGCAGAAAGGGAAGTAG
- a CDS encoding cation diffusion facilitator family transporter has protein sequence MKNSSKTEQEVRHGLHASLVSIASNFALTICKCTVGLIGHSFALVADGIESLSDVLSSAVVYFGLRFAIKPPDKEHPYGHGKAEPVAAIVVALGMAAAAVVIAIESFNLIRTPHPLPRGYTLWVLLSVFAIKLVLARYVSSVAHNIDSTAVRGDAWHHLSDAITSLFAFIGISVALLTKNARADDWAALCASVVIFFNASRQIRTPLAEILDAAPPPEIEQHVRRVAASVPGVVGLEKCFVRKVGFQYYVDLHVIVNGNITVRSGHAISHRVEDRVLAEVDRVAKVLVHMEPEEELLNPSHSQM, from the coding sequence ATGAAAAACAGTTCTAAAACAGAACAAGAGGTACGACACGGACTCCATGCCTCGCTTGTAAGCATTGCTTCCAATTTTGCCCTCACAATTTGTAAATGCACTGTCGGACTCATCGGGCACTCTTTTGCCCTCGTAGCCGACGGTATCGAGTCCCTATCGGACGTGCTGAGTTCCGCTGTCGTCTATTTCGGGCTGCGTTTCGCAATCAAGCCACCCGACAAAGAACATCCCTATGGACACGGCAAGGCCGAACCCGTTGCCGCGATTGTTGTCGCCCTCGGAATGGCAGCCGCCGCTGTGGTCATTGCCATTGAGAGCTTCAATCTCATTCGCACTCCGCATCCCCTGCCAAGGGGATACACCCTCTGGGTTCTGCTGTCAGTCTTCGCTATCAAACTGGTGCTGGCACGCTATGTCTCCTCCGTCGCTCACAACATCGACAGCACCGCAGTCCGGGGAGACGCATGGCACCACTTGAGTGATGCCATCACTTCGTTATTTGCATTTATTGGAATCTCAGTCGCCCTTTTAACGAAGAATGCACGCGCAGACGATTGGGCTGCTCTTTGCGCATCTGTGGTAATTTTCTTCAACGCGTCACGCCAGATCCGCACTCCCTTGGCAGAGATACTCGACGCAGCTCCGCCTCCGGAGATCGAACAACATGTCCGCCGGGTTGCGGCGTCCGTTCCCGGCGTTGTGGGCCTGGAAAAGTGCTTCGTGCGCAAGGTCGGCTTTCAATACTATGTCGATCTTCACGTGATCGTGAACGGCAATATCACCGTTCGATCCGGTCACGCAATTTCCCATCGTGTTGAGGACCGGGTCCTCGCCGAAGTCGACCGTGTAGCGAAAGTTCTAGTTCACATGGAACCGGAGGAAGAGCTCCTCAATCCAAGTCACAGCCAAATGTAA
- the proC gene encoding pyrroline-5-carboxylate reductase, translating to MNEDLSQVRVAVLGAGKMGGILLQAFLKQQLFRPEQLVATVAHEERAQVLSAQWGVEVTTDNVAAAKGADLILLGVKPFQVGDLVHQIQPALTADKMLISFATGVKTSAMEEAAGVAIPVIRSMPNTPSMLGVGMTALCRGKYVTDAQMLMASRIYETIGRTVIVDEKHMDAVTALSASGPAYIYIILESLAEAGVKVGLPRDTATLLAAQMTFGASKMVLDTGYHPALLKDAVTTPAGCTIDGILELEEGGLRVTLIKAVMRAAQRAKELAAG from the coding sequence ATGAACGAAGATCTTTCTCAAGTACGTGTCGCGGTTCTGGGCGCGGGTAAAATGGGCGGCATTCTGCTGCAGGCGTTTCTGAAGCAGCAGCTTTTTCGGCCAGAGCAGCTTGTGGCGACGGTTGCCCATGAAGAGCGCGCGCAGGTGCTCTCCGCGCAGTGGGGCGTGGAAGTGACGACGGATAATGTCGCGGCGGCGAAGGGCGCGGACCTGATTCTGCTGGGCGTGAAGCCGTTTCAGGTGGGCGATCTGGTTCACCAGATCCAGCCGGCGCTGACTGCCGATAAGATGCTGATTTCGTTTGCGACGGGAGTGAAGACGAGCGCGATGGAAGAGGCTGCGGGCGTTGCCATCCCTGTGATTCGCTCGATGCCGAATACGCCTTCCATGCTGGGCGTGGGGATGACGGCATTGTGTCGCGGCAAGTATGTGACGGATGCGCAGATGCTGATGGCTTCGCGTATCTATGAGACGATTGGCCGCACGGTAATTGTGGATGAGAAGCACATGGATGCCGTGACGGCGCTTTCGGCGTCAGGACCAGCGTATATCTATATCATTCTTGAGTCGCTGGCGGAGGCGGGCGTGAAGGTCGGGCTGCCACGCGATACGGCAACCTTGTTGGCGGCGCAGATGACCTTTGGCGCGTCGAAGATGGTGCTGGACACGGGGTATCATCCGGCGCTGCTGAAGGATGCGGTGACCACGCCAGCGGGCTGCACGATCGACGGCATTCTTGAACTGGAAGA